The genomic window gtttaaaaaactggttttgtgtcttaaaacagtgaATAGTAATGAGTTACAttctgtttgttagaagctgATACATGTTTAAGTGTTAATCTATTACTCTAGACACACAAGGTTAGAAGAAGTCCAAACAAGGCAACTCAAAACAGAGGTCTAGTCAAAAGCCAAGCTGCTCCACTTTGTACTTGTATGGGCCTTACAGTTAATGCAAGAAAAGAGGATTACAAGAGATGTTATGAAAAGAAATTAAGGCATGACTCGACTCTCTCTGTTCTCAAGACATATTTTTAATGGAACAGAATACTGCATGTAAGCTCAGACAACAAATCCCAAGTgaaataattttaatataaccttgtagggaaaaaaacaaatatgcacCAAGGCAACAAATTAGGTGCAGCTTCTCCATATTTGACATGATGTATTAAATTAGAAATTAGGCAAATTTGCCtggagtttttcttttcattccaTTTTACTGTGTTAtgtttaaaattacattatgtTCTGTAATGTAATTATGCACCTTTCGCAAATTATGACTTGATCCAGAATGTTTAAAGTAGTTCTGAGAAAAGCTTGTTTGTGACCATGCATTCAAGTGGACATGAAACTGTTTAGGTTGATTAGGTTATGGCTGATTTCCTGCATCTGAATTTTATCTTAAATGCACACATTGAAAGCTACAATGCAGCTGCACAAACTGTACACAGAGAATAAGACAAGAGTAACAGATATTTATGTTTGCTTGTCCTGAGTGAAGgcttgtttttctgcatctgGCTGTATGGATATCAGTGTGGGATGTGGGGGGTGGAAGCATCTGAAAGGCTGAGaattcctgaaaaaaaaagcagcgaGACGAGTGAGAAGGGAAGAGGGAGGTCTTTTGGCCACTTGTGGCCTTCGCAACCCAGGCACAAATCATAGAGGGACATGGCAATCGGAGTGACAGATGAACAATGCTCCCATTTTCCAACCCCCTGTGAACAGGCCCATCCATCACGGGAGGGGAGATTAATTCAATTCATCAGCTTTTTGTCTCCTTGGGCCCCCTAATGCCACCTGATATTGCTCAAAGGGGACTTATAAATGTTTGTGGATTTGATCTGAACCCGCTTGCTTGACACTGAATTAAAACATTAGTCTTTTACTCTTAGCAGTACACTGGTTTTTGCCAACAGCCTGCCTGCCAATTCTACCATAACTCTGAACAAGATGAATTCTTATGAGGAGGAAAATGTTTGCCAAAGGCAGCAAACAAGAACGTAAACAGGAGTTTGTGAAGTGAGAAGTGCTTTGGAGAAAGATGGAGTGGTGGTTACAGAGGAAAATACAGTTCCTCTAAAtgtttcatggaaaaaaaacttttaatgaaaaagctGAATCATCACTGCAGGGATTCAGCTGATGTAAATTTCATCAGGGCACAGAAGATGCAAAACACTTTTTAGCATCATCTATTAATATGACACTGTCAAAGACTATTCACACAAAGAACAATCTATAAAACTATGTTCAACAAGTTTGGGCAGTTTTATCACCATTGCCCAACAAAGGAATATGCAGTTTCTAAAAATCTATACAAACATAGCAACAAGAGATCTGATGATTATATAAATTGATTAATCCAAAGTTACATTTTCACATCTTTACCATTTTGAAAGTTATGCTctcaaatacataaatatatacataaagcAACTAAAGCCTAACTGATGTTGGAGTCATGAAACTTGTCATGTTGAGAATCACGTATAAGTGAGCCAACTCAGGGGGCAAAGACAAGGTTCAAGCCATGGTGTGTGCTGTAAAATAATATGCATTTGCTGTGTAGTCCTGCCTAGCTAGACAGGTGGAGCATGGCACAAACTCAGGAGCAGTGAGGACCTCTAGTGGTCATTACAATAACTGAATAAAAGATTTGTATGTACTGAAGTGAAATTGTATAAGTGACATCCAATTCTTTTGATTTCTaatttgtttgtgttaaaaGGCCTTTAGAGCTGCTTAATTTGTGAATATGACCAACCACCGCCACTGTCAGGAGGATAAACACTCATTTTGTATGGTCACAAAACACTTGTGAGAAGCATATGCAATACATGTAAAGAGTGCATTTCTGGTACATTGCATATACataaaaattaaatctattttGGTTGCCATGACCTAAAGTACCTAAATAAGCAAGAACACACTGATTAATATAGTTAAGCATTTGTACCTTAAGTAGAACTTTTGTTCCATTTTACAcaactatactgtatataaagtacaCCACCAAGttaagtatatatattttatagaaaATTCACTTCAATGCCATTTAGACTATTTTCCTTGGGCAGTTAAGTAAATTTTGCCAGTCACTCTCTTAGAAGCTTTGGCTTGAGGATCCAAGAGTATCTTATCGGGCCATTATGTAGATTTCGATGGCATTTCCATTAAGTACAGACCAACAAATACCTGCTCTGCCCCAGTAACACACTGTCCAAAACATGTAGTGATTACAACCACAAGTGATAAAGGCAGTTTAATTTGTATGAattgtagaaaaagaaaattacatacATGTGGTATATACAGAGTTGTTAAGGCAAAAGGGTTACCATTTTAGGCCATGTCCCATTTATATTCACTTCTCACATCTTTTCTGATGTATttcttcaaattaaaaaaaagtgttcatgGACTAAAAACTGACAACTGAGACTTCTTATTGAAGAAAAGGTCACTTTATTCAGATTTAAGGATAACTCTCTTTCTGAGGCTGATAGTGAATCCTGCCTCCTCTCCAGACATACAGGTAGTAGGCCACGCTCAGAGACCCCACTATAGACACCAGCAGGACAGCTGCGACAAGAACCATCTTCCACACGGCTGATTCTCCTCCTTTTTCATCTGAATCTAAcaggaaataacaaaaaaggGATCACTTACTGTAGAGGATGTAGTCTCAAATGGACAGTTTAAAGACCCTAATGACTGCTACAGATTGATGCTCTGCTGTTACCAGCCCACCTTGCTCCTTCATAACAAATGGCTCTAATGTAGTTACTAAGGTCTGGTCCTCCAACATCATCTGTTGAAGCACTGCTGGGCTCTCGGGCCACACCACCTCCTCTACTGCTGGAGATTCTCTATCAACCTGTCTATCAACCTCTTCATACTGTGGAGTGTCATCATTGAGAATCCAATGGCCCCGGACGTATCGAGGAATGCCTATGAATATAAATTGTCAGGAGCGTGGTACAGAGGAATAGGTTGATTATTTCTGAATTATTCTTCACATGCAGGTTATAAACCAGTAGATCAAACCATCAGCCAACAAAAGATACATGTTAATATTTGTATCTTACCTGACTGGACATTTGATGGGGCCAAAAGAGCCAAAAACACAAGATTAAGAAGAAGCATGACTGTGCGTACCAGTGCTTGGATTTCCTTTGCCTTTTATGTGTGCACTTCATCTGTTGAATTGGCATCAGCTGTGGCCTCCTGACTCAATCAAGATAAATTACTGCAACAGCACTCTTGTGCTTCAGAGTGCTTCCATCCGATTGGTTAAACCGTCCCCTGAATTTCACCTCTTTTATCTGAAAGTGATGGTAGGTTTCTCAGGAAGTGGAAACAGCCTGCACGAAGAGCAAGTTGTCACGCTGTTGTTTAAAATCTCAAGATGTTCTCATAAGGAGGTCATGCTGCAGATTGTGTTTAGTTACATAATTGCTCATTTTTTCCCAAAACAGAGCGGTCAATCATTATTTCCCAACGCTAAAAAGTGGTTCTGCTTTACTTGTTAATATTTGTGCTGTTAAAGATAAATGCAGGAATGttaaaaacagagcaaatagCTTATAAAGACTTACTTATGTAACTAACTAAAAGTCTTAATGctgttttgtgatgtttgaaaaGAGAAATCAGACATGTTGTTCTGtcattatataatttatttcacaacagatttacaagttttttttctccagtgtttGAGAAGTTGTTACAGGAATAGGAAGGAAACTGTGTtcattgtaagtgatggagCTTTCAACAGTTGctttcacatttgaaaaaataatctccACTTGGTGAACTACTGAAAACGGAACAGAGTTTGAGGTTTGGCAATTTTTCAGTTAAGGCTGAAAGTGTGACTCATATAACCCACTTCCGAACACACCGCCGCATATGAAAATTAGCAaaaatgttcagaaaaaaaaaaaagtgttacagTAAACAATTCCTTTTCATTTGCAGCAAGCAACAATAGCAAAAAATACAATGAAGTTCTGAGTGTAAAGTTTGAGATGTTAAAATTGAATATGAATAagtatgtatgtaatgtaatatgGGATGCACCAATAAGACTTTTAAATCAGATGATTTGACGTGTCATAGCAGagtaataacattaataatagGTGCATTCAGTTGAGGCATCCCAGTTGCAGAGCACTGGTAGTACACTTGCTGACTGGTAgggcttactgggacacttaagCAAACTATGTGTAGATTTTTGATTTTGAAGCCTTTGttatttacatctgtgcttttcctgctacgGCAAGTCAAATGTCAGGCAAGAAAAAAGTCTATACTTTTATACTTACTTAAGGTAAAAGTAAACATAACAATATTGCTGGTATTCACTGAAGCCTTAACCACATACTAAATTGTTAGCCAATAAAAAATAAGTACTGTTCAATAAAACTGGCCTGATttggttatgaaataatgttaaATAGGTTGCTTTAGTACCAGCAagtaaaaacatcatcattggTACACCCCAAGTTTTCACAATCTTTCCTTTCAAGACTTCTCCCTCCATGAAAAAGTGCACCACACCCTCCATAGCAAGGAGAAAATGGTGTAATGCAAACATATTAGTTATTGCTAAAATGGTATACTGATGGTAACCGTTCCCTTTGTAGTATGTTCTTTGTCTTAGTGACAGCTAATCCAAATTTCAAGCCACATTTTGTATCAGGTGTCCCttcattttacaacatttaacataCTTTGCATATCTTATTTCTAAAGTGGAAGAACAATCCCTTTAATTCGCAAAGTACACAAAGACTTGTACACAAAGAATTCTTTCCCTTGCATAGTTCAGCATGAGCTACAGTATATTACTTTGCTCCTTGAAGAAAAGCCTTGGTAATAATAGATTTACAGTATCTGTACATTTCTTACTTAATCCCTTAAACCGTTTTCTGCATAGGTACTACACTGGCCTCCACAATTATTTGAGAAGTGCAACACTAAATTAAATATACTTGGACTAGATGGAGAACTCTACTTTTCTACATCACCTGTTTAATTTATACAGTCACAGGTTAAAGTTTATTGGGAGAAGAAGTATCATATTTCAAGGTCTGATGGTTTTATCTATTTTTCAGCTATAATTTACTCTAACTGTATACTCCATATCACGCTGTCTATAAATAAAGTCTAAAATTTGTTATACATGTCAGAAACTATTGTGTATCATGGTCAGACTACAAGAAGTTACAGTATTGTGCATTAAGAACATCTGACTATGACCAACAGTTTAGATATTGGTGATAAATCATTCAAATACTTGTGAGGCTGACTGCACAAGTATGACTTGATGTTACTACAGGTATTCTTAAGTTTAATAGAGCAATAGACCATATATATAGAATCACACTGATTGTAACAATGGTGTGAAAAGACTCCCAGTGCAAACCTTAACAGCTCCCATCACTAACAATAAGGTAGAATGAAAcaatgggggaaaaaagtgcATTAGAGAATGCACTTAAAACATCTATTCTGGATAGCAGACACCTTTCTATTCAGCTagaaacaaaaaactgaaacattttgtatGAGTAAAGAATAAAAGGGAAATCATGGCAAACTGGCTTTTTGGCCTGTCATTACAGTACCACTGAATATGGctaaaaaacacagcaagtgTGGATTTGTATGCAATCTCTTAAACATCCAGACATGAGGTGAGACCAGAGAAACAGCTCATAACTCTAACAGAGGGCAACCTTGGAGGGTTTCTCTGTACAGACAATCTCAGGAATATAACAGTACACTGTATCCCTGCCGAAGAATACCTTAAGAAGCAGTATGTCGCTTTTTCATTCtcaatatttatacattttgtcatacagctacatttctttttgaacatttttttggtACCTCTACCCAGATTGCCCTGAGAGCTTTAAGTTGAGTATCCCTAGAGGGATAATTCAAGAAACAGGATTTCACTTTTAAGAACTTAACCTGCTTATATAAACTCTGTAATTTTGCAATAAAATCCCTTTAATAATTTCTATCTTTGATGAGCTGTGAAATCTTGCTTCTTGAAATCCATATACATTTCTTTAGTGCTTCACAGTGGTGAATAATCACTACAGGTCTACACAGACTGGACTGGTTTCTACCAGGGAGGGGACAGTCTGCCTTCTGCATGATCCCTCATTATTTGTGCTTCTCTTCCTCATTGTAGACCTTCCGCAGGCTGGAGTCCAGCAGGAAATCCACTGACCTACAGGGGACAGAGAGTGgaaacattgtgacattatttcTGGATCCGTTTCACAGAAGCAGAAGTGAGTCTATGAGACACGTCCGCTTTAGAGAGTTTCAGTTTGTGCAGCTCCCCGTTTGTCAGCAATAgtagctgatttttttttttctttttttactacCTGATAACGAAATGTGAGAGTGTAAGTTtagtacattttatttgtgtgtatatgtttcaTCAAAACTTGAGAATGttctaaaaaatgtttttaaaaagtctgagAATGTTGTATTTGTAATACCAGCTCtaaattaaaaagttaaataaaaatattaaagtagCTGCACTGTTGAAATTTTATATACTCTATACTGGAACTAGGGGTGCAACAAATCATAAAATCACGGTTCAGATCATATCACGGTTTTGAGTCACGCATCGGATCATTTTTGAGAtcaacaaaagtaaaaaaaaagaaaaaaaagaaggaggaaaCAAATATAACTatgctttccatttattctgtaaaacacttaaaaaaaggAACTTTCTCCAGTGGActttaatgaaaacaatattcaAGATGTTcgatgtttaaataaaatcttaaaataaataaaacattcaatactcaattgttaaattaaatttcaataTGAGGTGTGATATCTTCCTCCTTTCAACATGGTTGTGAATGACAAAATAGCCTGAGGCCACgtcatcaaaacttgataacttacaaacatgaacacgtcTCATCCTGCAGCTCATTGAACAacccaccaaacaaacattcactggagaaaagtgcactgctaacgTCAGATAGCAGCTACACATCTAATTAGCTGCAGCACATTTAACAGCGTGTAAACATATCTGAAAACGTCACTTCGGACCCAgtagatgctggtttggtcgttgctcttcaaaatctctgttagcaacacgctgtctgtccatgtaactacagtagtttatttactttgtctccaataAGACATTAAAGTTTACAGTTAATCCGCGGTTCACATGTGTGCCAAACTGTCGGGGGCAATCCGTATTCGTATACACCACTAACTGGAACCAACGTTTATTTACCAGTATACCTCGCACACCTCTAAGAGGCACATAATGTATTAAGCGGCATGCATTTAGCCAAATCACTGTTAACACAGTAATTTTTTATCAGCATATGCGTGTATTAACTTTTCTTCAGCATGAATTAAACATTATATACTATATCCAGCAGATTAATTACTTAATGACATATCAGTGTTAAACTTGTCAGCAGCTGCTTTGCACTTGAGTGGCAAGTGGAGCTCAAACTGCTAATCACTTGCGGGCAGCCTAACCCTTAAAATGAAAGCTTACATAATGGGCAAGTTACATaatcctttcacattacacatacacacattcatttgtgCCAACCTGTCTATAGGAGTAATGATGAAGGGGATGGTGGAGAGGCCGATAGCTGTGGTGGTCCACTTGCGGACGGGCAGGGGCCACCTGGTGGTTCTGCCCAGCAGGTAGAGTGACCCAGCACACACACGGTTGATGGTGAAGCCGGGGATGATCACAGAGGCGAGGGCCTGCCACACGAACGTGTCCACCACTGCCACTGCTACCCGGGTTGTCTTACCTGGGTTGTCCCCATGTGCCTTAGGGAACAGATGGACAATCAGAAAATGAGTTGATGTACGTTTTACTGGTATCTTTGACTGGCTTACATGAAGGCTCAGGGTTTTACCATAGATTAGTAACATCTAAAAAACTAACAGGATGAATTCATTTGAAAGATAGCAGTCAAATACCAAATACAGATGGTAAAAACACAATACCACTAGTAGTTTGGGACTTAAACTCAACTGTAAGTGGACCTACAGTTCTAGTGTGGTTGttttaatccatttttatttgGTAATGGTTGAATCTTACCACAGCTGCTTTCTTCCCTTTGTCCACAGCATCAGCAGTGACGTAAGCAGTGGCCACAGCATAGCTGCCCCATACGAAGCTCACTGGCACCAGGGCACGGAAAGCCTCCCCAACCTCATTTGCATAGCCTGTAGgagtaaatacataaatgtagatCCTGCAAAAACCATCTAAATGCGTCATAAATGTAGTTAGCTGCCCTCAGGTCCAGGAAAAAATCATTTGTcctatatatttattaaaataacaattgAGTTTTAGAACCATTTGGAGCAgttcattaaatattcaaaaggtcagttttttaattttttatccCCCAGATTCCAGTACATTAATATTATCCTGAAACATACAAGGAGCGAATAAACATTAACTTCCTCTCTGACATTGTCTCAGTGAAAAAGAAGAGCAACATTTGGAAAATTATGCAATATCCACTCCACAAGGGTGGAATGACATAGATATCCTTGATCTCTTATTAAGAAGTCACCTGTGCCATCTCCACAGTACATGTAAATCAGTGGTAAAATTACCTACAGTCACACGGGAAGCTTTATCTTTAGTTCAATGACGTTAGAACCATCAGAGCGTGGTGGAGTCatattctgctgctgctgtaaagtACGACTCTATCACTGTTACTGCAGGCAAAACTGAGGCTCCTGTGCAAACAGTGCACTTTACTGTCCTACCTGTACAGAGGGATAAGCTTATGTTACAAGCGACAATGTCACAGCCTGTTAAACACAGCTTGGTGACAATTTATTATCTCCTCAACAATAATTgtctaaataaataatgtaatcatCGGAGGTAATAGTAATACACAATGCCCACAAAGTCACTGTTTAAGCCAATCAAATTATGATACATTTAGGACATTGATGTGtttattattctcattatcatttTTAGTAGATTACCAAAAGACTACATGTTTATTTCAAGAAGCTAGAATTATCACCATTTCCTGCATGATGATGAACTAATGCTATTATCACAGTTTGAGTACATAGAAATATTCAGAATATGTTTTGAGCTTGTAAAAAGTTACATTATTGATATTATAGTAAGCCTGTGCAGATTCTAGATAGACAGTCCCAACCCAGCCCTACTCTCCAATAAAACTTGTATTCATGTCCACTACTACATTAAAGTTACCtttcacacaagcacacacacacacacacacacagtgatacacATTACTGCCAGtggtttcacactatttcaTTGATCTGCAGGTGGTTGTAATTCACTGAGGAAAAAGCAGCAATGCCTCATGAaaggcagtgaaaaaaaaagctgctagCAAGTCTCAAACTTCTGGAAATAAATCatctttgcaaatgttttatgtggaagaaaaaacacttcACATATTTATTAGACCTACACATGAGACACTGAATGTCAACtagttttggtttgtttgttcatgcTGATGTTTCCCATTAATTAAGATACTGCACAAAAAGCTCCTTGTAGTATTTCACTATCTCATAATTCAACACATTATGGTAATTGCTAAACTTTTGTTTCTGAACTGTTTTAAGCATTTCACTTAAAATGGAGCCTTTAATAAAAAAAGGTGCTTCCATGGCTACGGTGAATGCATCAGTGAGCAAATCACAtgacagttttggttttgttttgtttttctgttatctCTAAGCAGCAGCCAAAGACTATATCAAACCCTTTGAACTCACAAAGTAATTGTTATGAGTCATGTTTAGGGCTGAGAAATACCCAACCAATGATTATGACTCCAAACTCAGCACTGCCTGCTACCACAAGGACATTTTCAGGCCACTTTTAGGTTTCaggaaaagaagagaggcaAATTCTGCAgatcaaagcaaaaaaaaaaaaaaaaaatcacagctgCAATAAGTGCTTATAATTCAAAATGTGTGTAAGTGGAGTTAAAGCTTACACTGTGCAAAGTCCTGAAAACTGTGGAAGTGAAATGGTATAATATCCACTTAAATAAGATGGTTTTTAAACCTACATCTTAAATACTGATGTAATAGAcaaaaactgtagaaaaaaatTGGCATCCCTGAATAATAATGAATTCATTTTCTACAAGGAATAGTCAAAATATATGCTGTGAAAAATACATATTGACTGAAAAGACAGCAATGGGAgtttaaagtgtcagttttagCTCTAGGCTGTCTGGTTTAATACTGTAGCAGTTAAAATAACAGTAAAGTTAACTACTGGATTTGAAACTCCTGAAGCCATTGTGAGTACAAGATGATACTAGTATGATAACAGAGTCTAGATAAGATTATCTTCCGGCAAGGCACTcagttaataataaaatgtgcCAAGCCCTGGTGTAATAGGCTGGGGCCCAATTCTGACCAGTAAGCACAGGCTTCAGATTACCCTTCGTGATTCACTATTTGCCCTGTGCCCAGCAAGGCATGAAGGTGTGTTTGACAGAGAATGTGTGCGGTGACATGACGTTGATGGTAGGAGAAACATAAACAGAAGAGATAAGGAATGACAGAGAGCGCAGGTTGCGGGATAGATGTGAAGGCTTGGAGGGTGAGcgataaaaaaaaagacgttCAGAGAGTTGCAATAACAGCGCCTGACAGCcagaaaatgagaaacataAAGATGAACTGTCCACTCAACAACCGTATCACGTTTCTGATCTACAGCATGTCAGTTCTGCTGGATTGTTTACCAATAGTGGAGTTTTGGAAGTGACCCAGACAACAACACCTTGTGAGAAACTGTCAACACAAGGACGTCCAGCAATCCTCTTTATCTCACCTCTAAGGTTATCCACCGACAATTAGCCTGCTGTGCGGTGTATATGGGGTGGCGatgcacgcgcgcacacacacacacacacacacacaccatattaTCTGAGGAACAGTCAACTCCTCAGGACAGACAGCTGAAGTGACATCAACATTTTTCCATAAGGGAATTTCTTGAAGTTCCTGCTCGCTCAGTTGGCTAAAGCGGCCACATTTCAGGTTAAATCCAGTCTGTGTTACATAATCACCATTACAGCTGCCATAATAGTAAAAGATAATCTGTTCCCAACATGCTAAAGAGTTCTGGGGGATTAAAATTCAGAATTTGTACAGACGCATCAAGTGTACGTAaccatttaaaatgataaaatataatatacatacaagtaattaatatgaaataatagTATCTAAGACAAATACAACAGGAGAACTGacaacttttaattaaaaagtaggatcttttcattttaattacccacttaataatatttttttactatTCTATTCATTTCATTGTTCAACTGTTTACCAATCTCAGGTACAATGGGATTACTGGTTTAGAAATGTGGCTCATAATCAgtcaaaaatcacacaaaaattaaaaacagaatgtAGGCTAtaggaatattttttttgtttgttttctgtttctgttaacATGCTGCTCAATGTAGAGATACAGAGACTGACAATAAAGATAGAAAAGCAAATCATTTATGATTTTTTGAAGGAGATAAACAGATTTGCATGACATTTAATTCTAAGTAAGCCATGGAGCAGGTCATGTAAGTCTGTGGGTGAACAGCCAACACTTTGACAACTGCTGCAGCACAAATGCCCTTCAGGCAGGTGACTGCATGCTGTTTCAAGCCAGCAGATCACTGGTGCTCCTTTAAGAGAGACCCTGCTGTTATCAATTGCAGAATGAAAGCAGGTAAAGGGGGCACTTATACTAAGTTGTTGTGTCTGTTAAACAGTGACGGTGTCTCAATTACGAGTCTGGACATGCTTGCAGGCGTTTCTTCGGTGTCGTGTGAGTCACTGTCTCCTCATGCTAACGTCACACAAAGATAACTCTACCTAGCTTTATATAAGTAATAGTTACTTacataaagcaaacaaaagcGTGCAACAACGATATTGTTGTCCAGTCGTGGACTTCGTCCGCTATGTCCTGCGGTAACAAAATGTCCTTCAACAGCCAAGTTTGCTATAAATAGCTGTTTAACAGAGTAGTTAGCCGGCGATGCTACCCTCTAGCTCGCTAGCACACAGCTCCGGTGTCACGACAGCTTTAACGTTAACTTATAGTGTGTTCAGGGAACATC from Thunnus maccoyii chromosome 19, fThuMac1.1, whole genome shotgun sequence includes these protein-coding regions:
- the mtfp1 gene encoding mitochondrial fission process protein 1 produces the protein MDPTEEKTSKTVDIYRDTWVRFLGYANEVGEAFRALVPVSFVWGSYAVATAYVTADAVDKGKKAAVAHGDNPGKTTRVAVAVVDTFVWQALASVIIPGFTINRVCAGSLYLLGRTTRWPLPVRKWTTTAIGLSTIPFIITPIDRSVDFLLDSSLRKVYNEEEKHK